GCCCGGCACTTCATTAACAACAATGGCTATAGAAGTACCGGGGGGAAAGGAAAAACAGAGACTTTATCTTTTAATGGGCTACTCTTTTCCGCCCATTGCGGCCTCTATTTTTTTGTCAGTTTTATACTGGCTCAGCGCATAAACAGACCAGATCGCAGCAGGCAGCCAGCCGACCAGTGTCAATTGAAGAATCAGACAAATTATTCCGGCAAACGGCCTGCCGATTGTAAAAAACTGCACCCAGGGTAACAACAGGGCTAAAATCAAACGCATGACAAACACTCCTTCTTTTTAAACTTATCCAACAATACCATCGCGTAATTCAGTGTCTGTTGCTTCGCGGACAGCCACAACTTCAACCTCGAAATTCAGCGTCTTACCAGCAAACGGGTGGTTCGCATCAATAGTCACTTCATCCTCTTCAATCAGAGAAATGGTCACCAACTGGGGCTCTCCATCTTCACCCTCTAACTGACATAGCATGCCTTCTTCAATCTGATCGAACCCGGCAAAAGACTCTGCATCAATAATACTGACTTTACTTTCATCACGATCTCCATAGCCCTGTTCAGGCGCGATAGTTACCGTAAAAGTATCGCCTTTGGCCTTTCCAAGAAGCGCCGCTTCCAGGCCAGGAATGATGTTAGCCTGACCTTGAATATAAGGAAGGGGCTCTCCTCCACGCGAACCATCCATCACTTCATTTTCCTCATTAAAGAGGGCGTAATGGATCTCGACGTAGCAGTTATTACTGATATTCATTCAATTTATTTCCGTTTCTAAAGTTCGCACCAGCCACTCACCAATGGACACTACTTCTTCAAAGCAGAGCCCGTGGTCTACCGGCCAGCTATGCCACTGAGGCTTATACCCCAGCTGCTGTAATTTCTCGGTTGCCTGAACCCCCAGGCTCATCGGCACCACATCATCAGCAGTACCATGATGAATCATGACAGGGATATTCTGGTTGGCAT
The genomic region above belongs to Amphritea japonica ATCC BAA-1530 and contains:
- a CDS encoding YqaE/Pmp3 family membrane protein — protein: MRLILALLLPWVQFFTIGRPFAGIICLILQLTLVGWLPAAIWSVYALSQYKTDKKIEAAMGGKE
- a CDS encoding FKBP-type peptidyl-prolyl cis-trans isomerase, whose translation is MNISNNCYVEIHYALFNEENEVMDGSRGGEPLPYIQGQANIIPGLEAALLGKAKGDTFTVTIAPEQGYGDRDESKVSIIDAESFAGFDQIEEGMLCQLEGEDGEPQLVTISLIEEDEVTIDANHPFAGKTLNFEVEVVAVREATDTELRDGIVG